One segment of Spodoptera frugiperda isolate SF20-4 chromosome 5, AGI-APGP_CSIRO_Sfru_2.0, whole genome shotgun sequence DNA contains the following:
- the LOC118271604 gene encoding zinc finger-containing ubiquitin peptidase 1 — MASKTNKVSPSSGKMSTSPFPYTCELCGAEGLTDEGMRSHTLEAHVNGRPECPFCDCAVPQPQLVGHVQKAHLHYLTPERELMAFIDDQSPSFDEDSKMTTTDSCSYNTPGSINGWHSPDNSTQYHNGAISKNLNYYNGYQEKESYSKSEKEEEKCSRSPKNINLVNGLKNINISNGVVPKKAQSRQNSYDGDVNGIDRKGAISSPSHNSSGSYEGSPNKNKLSMASAGQGSPLRSQLALKLKPNTPKKSAPTPSPSVQCLLCDFTSTCPRKLEEHINRAHFDLTSPSINANANSNNPTLGLTNPTITLDNPTLALSAMAMSPGPHSSSYQCPICEREFAHANEIEVHVNVEHRDILSPQKADQVDNASCNEDVVMMEESPVSNCPVCCQPLPLSQHELIQHIEEHFERGEECGATSGLSAAEREAQRNREEHEFQLLRAQYGMEEDDEEGYTHRATNSLKRAVYSGALSVAGYYERSLGLRRAAASGTDTGSSRTTGLLERIAQLNAQNPSIVKTYLCSAVDHYASTYGDRGWGCGYRNMQMVLSSLMRHPQYVSLLSGTLERERDCDCVPSIPRLQLLVERAWQLGFDTQGSEQLGSKLYNTRKWIGACEVVTVLSSLRIRCQLIDFHKPTSADGSHPALFDWVLRYFQDDPSGFKAPLYLQHQGHSRTIIGYEKHKDGKATLLVLDPSHSPAQVRQVVCGGSASCAAALRLLRRGPAALRARQYQLLAVKGDIADDAEYEASKVLQSVRIP; from the exons ATGgcttcaaaaacaaacaaagtgtCGCCTTCGTCGGGCAAAATGTCGACCAGCCCATTTCCCTACACGTGTGAGCTTTGCGGTGCGGAAGGCCTGACGGATGAGGGCATGAGATCCCATACTTTAGAAGCTCATGTCAATGGAAGACCAGAATGCCCGTTTTGCGATTGTGCGGTACCACAACCGCAGTTAGTGGGACATGTTCAGAAGGCCCATCTGCATTATTTGACTCCTGAGAGGGAGCTCATGGCGTTTATTGATGACCAAAGCCCGAG TTTCGACGAAGACTCAAAAATGACGACAACAGATAGTTGTAGCTACAATACGCCAGGGTCAATAAATGGGTGGCACAGTCCAGACAATTCGACGCAGTATCACAACGGAGCTATTTCCAAAAACCTCAACTATTATAACGGGTACCAAGAAAAGGAGAGCTATAGTAAGAGtgagaaagaagaagaaaaatgttCACGGTctccaaaaaatattaatcttgtCAATGGActgaaaaatatcaatattagtaATGGTGTGGTTCCTAAAAAGGCTCAAAGCAGACAAAATTCTTATGACGGTGATGTCAATGGAATTGATAGAAAAG GTGCGATTTCTAGTCCAAGTCATAATAGTTCAGGTAGTTACGAGGGGtcaccaaataaaaataag TTGTCAATGGCTAGTGCCGGGCAAGGATCACCTCTTAGGTCTCAATtagctttaaaattaaaacctaataCACCTAAAAAAAGTGCTCCTACACCAAGCCCTTCAGTACAG TGTCTCTTATGTGATTTCACGTCAACATGTCCAAGAAAATTAGAGGAACATATAAATCGTGCTCACTTCGATCTTACGTCGCCTTCGATAAATGCTAATGCTAATTCGAACAACCCGACGTTGGGGTTGACGAACCCCACGATAACCCTGGACAATCCGACGCTGGCTTTGAGCGCGATGGCCATGTCACCTGGGCCCCACAGTTCATCATACCAATGCCCAATTTGTGAGAGAGAATTCGCACACGCCAACGAAATTGAAGTCCATGTAAATGTAGAACATCGAGACATATTGAGTCCACAGAAAGCC GACCAGGTGGACAATGCGTCATGCAACGAGGATGTGGTGATGATGGAGGAGAGTCCGGTGAGCAACTGTCCGGTCTGCTGCCAGCCACTGCCGCTGTCACAACACGAGCTT ATCCAGCATATTGAGGAACACTTTGAGAGAGGAGAGGAGTGTGGAGCGACATCTGGTCTATCAGCAGCGGAGAGGGAGGCACAGAGAAATAGAGAGGAACATGAATTCCAGTTGTTACGG GCACAATACGGCATGGAGGAAGACGATGAAGAAGGCTACACTCACCGGGCAACGAACAGTCTCAAGCGAGCAGTGTACAGCGGAGCCCTGTCTGTAGCGGGATACTACGAGCGCAGCCTCGGATTACGCAGGGCTGCGGCCTCGGGAACTGATACTGGCTCATCAAGGACCACTG GCCTCTTAGAGAGGATAGCTCAACTGAATGCTCAGAACCCAAGCATAGTGAAGACGTACCTGTGCAGTGCGGTGGACCACTACGCCAGCACTTACGGAGACAGGGGCTGGGGGTGTGGATACAG GAACATGCAAATGGTGCTGTCGTCCCTGATGCGGCACCCGCAGTACGTGTCCCTGCTGAGCGGCACCCTGGAGCGGGAGCGCGACTGCGACTGCGTGCCGTCCAtcccgcgcctgcagctgctCGTCGAGCGCGCCTGGCAGCTCGGCTTCGATACACAG GGTTCAGAACAGCTCGGCTCCAAGCTGTACAACACGCGGAAATGGATCGGTGCCTGCGAAGTGGTCACTGTGCTCTCCTCGCTCAGGATAAG ATGTCAGCTAATAGACTTCCACAAGCCGACGAGCGCGGACGGCAGCCACCCGGCCCTGttcgactgggtgctgcgctaCTTCCAGGACGACCCCTCCGGGTTCAAGGCGCCGCTCTATCTGCAGCATCAGG GTCATTCACGGACTATAATAGGTTACGAGAAACACAAGGACGGCAAGGCGACTTTACTAGTGCTCGATCCCTCACACTCACCCGCGcaa